One Brienomyrus brachyistius isolate T26 chromosome 24, BBRACH_0.4, whole genome shotgun sequence DNA segment encodes these proteins:
- the LOC125719892 gene encoding transcription factor SOX-30-like isoform X3 gives MGRSEKDSGPSAGMTDNKDAWESAAKCRKMGTSGSGQGASSKGKKKKSQFKGKGSVKKQNDGRDCGGGKYSASLSTSAVGWGDADSPRITTERVGTSKSSAARGVIPVSYQTDKAGFSNAITESRTYGGLPDLSSLISSNDTRQPITGITDAHDDSLTVETAGDITIRLSRVPLLPLLINPKIKTEAGPAISVKTEADCEDLNHTTLHNEGGFSEMPRSEDRNEKIKKPMNAFMVWAKNHRRELAKDHPNASNTEVSVLLGLKWNKMSEEEKMPFFEEAWKIKEQYRQEI, from the exons ATGGGCAGGAGTGAGAAGGACAGTGGGCCGTCTGCCGGAATGACGGATAACAAAGACGCCTGGGAGTCCGCGGCAAAATGCCGGAAAATGGGGACGTCGGGTTCGGGACAGGGTGCTAGCAGTAAGGGCAAGAAGAAAAAGTCCCAGTTCAAAGGAAAGGGTAGTGTTAAAAAACAGAACGACGGTCGAGACTGCGGGGGCGGAAAGTATAGCGCCTCACTTAGCACATCAGCGGTCGGATGGGGTGATGCAGACAGCCCGCGGATAACCACAGAAAGAGTCGGAACATCTAAAAGCTCTGCGGCCAGGGGTGTCATCCCCGTTAGCTATCAAACTGACAAGGCAGGGTTTTCAAATGCCATCACAGAAAGCCGTACGTACGGCGGGCTACCGGATCTCTCTTCGCTGATTTCCTCTAACGACACCCGCCAGCCGATTACCGGTATTACTGACGCTCACGATGACTCGCTAACGGTAGAAACGGCGGGCGACATAACGATCCGTTTAAGCCGAGTGCCTCTTCTCCCTCTCTTAATAAACCCGAAGATCAAGACCGAAGCTGGGCCTGCGATTTCGGTCAAAACAGAAGCTGATTGTGAAGACTTGAATCACACCACACTGCATAATGAAGGAG GTTTTTCTGAAATGCCTCGGAGTGaagacagaaatgaaaaaattaaaaaacccATGAATGCTTTTATGGTGTGGGCAAAAAATCACAGACGCGAGTTGGCCAAGGACCACCCAAACGCCAGCAACACAGAAGTCAGTGTACTGCTCGGACTGAAGTGGAACAAGATGTCCGAGGAGGAGAAGATGCCTTTTTTTGAGGAGGCTTGGAAGATAAAAGAGCAGTACCGACAAGAG ATTTGA
- the LOC125719892 gene encoding uncharacterized protein LOC125719892 isoform X4: MGRSEKDSGPSAGMTDNKDAWESAAKCRKMGTSGSGQGASSKGKKKKSQFKGKGSVKKQNDGRDCGGGKYSASLSTSAVGWGDADSPRITTERVGTSKSSAARGVIPVSYQTDKAGFSNAITESRTYGGLPDLSSLISSNDTRQPITDQDRSWACDFGQNRS, from the exons ATGGGCAGGAGTGAGAAGGACAGTGGGCCGTCTGCCGGAATGACGGATAACAAAGACGCCTGGGAGTCCGCGGCAAAATGCCGGAAAATGGGGACGTCGGGTTCGGGACAGGGTGCTAGCAGTAAGGGCAAGAAGAAAAAGTCCCAGTTCAAAGGAAAGGGTAGTGTTAAAAAACAGAACGACGGTCGAGACTGCGGGGGCGGAAAGTATAGCGCCTCACTTAGCACATCAGCGGTCGGATGGGGTGATGCAGACAGCCCGCGGATAACCACAGAAAGAGTCGGAACATCTAAAAGCTCTGCGGCCAGGGGTGTCATCCCCGTTAGCTATCAAACTGACAAGGCAGGGTTTTCAAATGCCATCACAGAAAGCCGTACGTACGGCGGGCTACCGGATCTCTCTTCGCTGATTTCCTCTAACGACACCCGCCAGCCGATTACCG ATCAAGACCGAAGCTGGGCCTGCGATTTCGGTCAAAACAGAAGCTGA
- the LOC125720036 gene encoding clathrin interactor 1-like, with translation MWKVRELVDKATNVVMNYSEIESKVREATNDDPWGPSGQLMGEIAKSTFMYEQFPELMNMLWTRMLKDNKKNWRRVYKALLLLAYLIRNGSERVVTSSREHIYDLRSLENYHFIDENGKDQGINVRQKVKEMIEFVQDDDRLREERKKAKKNKDKYIGVSSDSMGGFRSTGDRYDSEPRGKWEEEWDKSKGAFPFSEKLGEIGDKIGNTIDDTISKFRKKERDESPDQCSDEEDQVSRNGQLGKSDFRDEEETTTPKNVVSTQPAESSAARRRGGGLSKTVDLGAAAHYTGDMSSPDRSSQVTQGTGPGGNQSTSSGLADLLIVDCGSTQTAPASGSADLIGGFADFSSPAASASFASGSGTSGNGEFGDWSAFPSTQPAATSSQPLNGLGADLFASSPAAPAPAPPTQAPSADLFDLMGPSQAALSSSQSMVFGMGSTVGLPMSRSQPLQSFGGSLLSQQMGVQKPGCKGSFPATWSDPSVNISLDFLSQSMQQPKGSQPTLNTMIQHQGMQPSVSNMAQTFAGMNLNMQPVAAGLRGPVNPMLVGGGGGVPLGMATGTVGMAPMGMMPMGGIMGMNMNMNMNMGLPGTLVSGVPVMGMGQGPAPAMVHPRQDAFADFGSFGK, from the exons ATGTGGAAAGTCAGGGAGCTCGTGGACAAGGC CACGAATGTGGTGATGAACTATTCAGAGATTGAGTCCAAAGTTCGGGAAGCCACCAACGATGACCCCTGGGGGCCCTCGGGGCAGCTCATGGGGGAGATTGCCAA GTCCACCTTCATGTATGAGCAGTTCCCCGAGCTGATGAACATGCTGTGGACCCGAATGCTGAAGGACAACAAGAAGAACTGGAGGAGAGTGTACAAG GCCTTATTGTTGCTGGCATACCTCATCAGAAATGGGTCCGAGCGCGTAGTCACCAGTTCCAGGGAGCACATCTACGACTTGCGTTCCTTGGAGAACTATCACTTCATTG ACGAGAACGGCAAAGACCAAGGCATCAACGTACggcagaaggtgaaggagatgaTAGAATTTGTGCAGGACGATGACCGGCTTCGGGAAGAGAGGAAGAAGGCAAAGAAGAATAAGGATAAATACATCGGGGTCTCCTCAGACAGCATGGGGGGCTTCCGATCCA CCGGGGACAGGTACGACTCGGAGCCCAGGGGGAAGTGGGAGGAGGAGTGGGATAAAAGCAAGGGCGCGTTCCCCTTCAGCGAGAAGCTGGGCGAGATCGGCGACAAGATCGGCAACACCATCGACGACACCATCAGCAAGTTCCGCAAAAAGGAGAGGGACGAGTCACCTGACCAGTgcag CGATGAGGAGGACCAGGTGTCCCGGAACGGACAACTTGGGAAGTCAGATTTCCGGGACGAGGAGGAAACCACGACGCCCAAGAACGTCGTCAGCACGCAGCCCGCTGAGTCCTCTGCAGCACGCAGGCGGGGTGGAGGCCTGTCCAAGACGGTGGACCTGGGGGCTGCCGCCCACTACACAGGCGACATGAGTAGCCCTGACAGGAGCTCACAGGTCACCCAG ggcacagggcctgGGGGCAACCAGTCAACCAGCAGCGGCCTCGCTGACCTACTGATAGTGGACTGTGGGTCAACTCAGACGGCACCAGCAA GTGGCAGCGCAGACTTGATTGGGGGCTTTGCTGACTTCTCCAGCCCGGCGGCCTCTGCCAGTTTCGCCTCAGGAAGTG GCACCAGTGGAAATGGCGAATTTGGGGACTGGAGTGCCTTCCCCAGCACCCAGCCGGCTGCCACGTCCTCCCAGCCCCTCAACGGCCTGGGGGCGGACCTGTTCGCCAGCTCACCAGCAGCTCCTGCCCCTGCGCCCCCCACCCAGGCGCCCTCAGCCGACCTCTTCGACCTGATGGGTCCGTCCCAGGCGGCTCTCAGCTCGTCCCAGAGCATGGTCTTTGGCATGGGCAGCACCGTGGGGCTCCCGATGTCCAGATCACAG CCTTTGCAGAGTTTCGGAGGTAGCCTGCTCTCACAGCAGATGGGAGTTCAGAAACCCGGCTGTAAGGGCTCCTTCCCGGCCACGTGGTCGGATCCCAGCGTCAACATCAGCCTGGACTTCCTGTCCCAAAGCATGCAGCAGCCCAAGGGGTCCCAGCCCACCCTCAACACCATGATCCAGCACCAAG GAATGCAACCCTCCGTGAGCAACATGGCCCAGACCTTTGCTGGAATGAACCTCAACATGCAGCCGGTGGCGGCTGGCCTCAGAGGTCCCGTGAACCCCATGCTGGTGGGTGGAGGTGGCGGTGTACCCCTGGGGATGGCGACGGGCACCGTGGGGATGGCTCCCATGGGGATGATGCCCATGGGAGGAATTATGGGTATGAACATGAATATGAACATGAATATGGGCCTGCCAGGTACGCTGGTCTCCGGCGTGCCCGTCATGGGCATGGGGCAGGGCCCCGCCCCCGCCATGGTGCACCCCAGACAAGACGCCTTTGCTGATTTTGGTAGCTTTGGTAAATGA